Proteins from one Coffea arabica cultivar ET-39 chromosome 8c, Coffea Arabica ET-39 HiFi, whole genome shotgun sequence genomic window:
- the LOC113706649 gene encoding uncharacterized protein, with translation MLQAGVFSFCEEIMIFRLWYKLETAFSLPKLIMLMLLVLTMEFPNIVMFFGYVAHFSFLEDQQQELPIHSRTIKKILYLGNVMTTHFFWDLDLFCKATSTYM, from the exons ATGTTACAAGCAGGTGTTTTTAGTTTTTGTGAGGAAATCATGATATTCAGATTATGGTATAAGCTGGAGACAGCATTTTCCTTGCCAAAG CTTATTATGCTGATGCTATTGGTCCTTACTATGGAATTTCCAAATATTGTGATGTTTTTTGG ATATGTTGCTCATTTTAGCTTTTTGGAAGATCAGCAGCAGGAGTTGCCAATTCACTCAAGGACGATAAAGAAAATCTTATACTTAGGAAATGTCATGACAACACATTTTTTTTGGGACttggatttgttttgtaaaGCTACCTCgacttatatgtga
- the LOC113705736 gene encoding heat stress transcription factor A-7a-like: MGTDVSESSSNAIVTAAVAVSTTPLAKEGYANGASSRVRAPPPFLLKVYDIVKNPEIDSIISWSSSGTSFVVWDPHRFAAEGFRKINWDRLEFQNAWFQKGKKSWLKKIKRRIQGTQNAHLRKPLEIEGQLSLSREQKKFESLMQEHDTLKVETMKLKDMEANLVKEMETLEKQAQCITSKQQNMLKYMIHEVLIRKKEMQSNDAANDQGSGGRQSIESSVELLYEGGTSHGSQKNSPRAQSGTGKTFSNVDLSTAIQEEEDCTVSMGKFSNFYTAVYSSLEKQLMDDISCENVAEEKRANLQQNDVIPLEDLIEGPADWNEFAKGIGNKARS, from the exons ATGGGAACTGATGTTAGTGAAAGCAGTAGCAATGCTATTGTTACAGCTGCTGTTGCAGTTTCTACAACTCCTCTTGCAAAAGAAGGTTATGCTAATGGTGCATCCTCACGGGTGAGAGCCCCACCTCCCTTCTTGCTCAAGGTTTATGACATAGTGAAGAATCCTGAGATAGATTCCATCATATCCTGGAGTTCCAGTGGCACCAGCTTCGTTGTGTGGGATCCTCACAGGTTTGCTGCTGAG GGGTTCAGAAAGATCAATTGGGATAGATTGGAATTCCAGAATGCGTGGTTTCAAAAAGGGAAGAAGAGTTGGCTAAAGAAAATTAAGAGAAGAATTCAAGGAACTCAAAATGCACATCTACGTAAGCCATTAGAAATTGAAGGACAATTGAGTTTGTCtagagagcaaaagaaatttgaaagTCTAATGCAAGAACATGATACGTTGAAGGTGGAAACGATGAAGCTAAAAGACATggaagcaaatttagtgaaagAAATGGAAACCCTTGAGAAACAAGCCCAGTGTATTACATCTAAGCAACAAAATATGCTGAAGTATATGATCCATGAAGTTCTGATAAGAAAAAAGGAGATGCAGAGCAATGATGCTGCAAATGATCAAGGATCAGGTGGTCGACAAAGCATTGAGAGCTCAGTAGAGCTCCTGTATGAAGGGGGAACATCTCACGGAAGCCAGAAAAACTCTCCTAGGGCACAATCAGGTACAGGAAAGACATTTTCAAATGTTGACTTGAGCACTGCTATTCAGGAGGAGGAGGATTGTACTGTTTCCatgggaaaattttctaatttctatACAGCAGTATACTCATCACTAGAGAAGCAGCTAATGGATGATATAAGCTGTGAGAATGTGGCTGAAGAAAAAAGAGCAAATCTTCAGCAAAATGATGTCATCCCTTTGGAGGATTTGATTGAAGGACCGGCAGATTGGAATGAGTTTGCTAAAGGGATAGGTAACAAAGCCAGGAGTTAG